One part of the Streptomyces sp. AM 2-1-1 genome encodes these proteins:
- a CDS encoding nuclear transport factor 2 family protein yields the protein MTAEMSAGTVSTAVLRKTVETYWTAADARDWEAFAATLDDDVVFEVPQTREVIRGKERCVRFNREYPGDWHVRIDRIVADLPESPAGAGPDGLGGQAAARTLFTVGGTELDGIHFFSFDARGRITAVTDFWPEPYQPPAGRAHLSERV from the coding sequence ATGACTGCAGAGATGAGCGCGGGCACGGTCTCGACCGCTGTTCTGCGCAAGACCGTGGAGACGTACTGGACCGCTGCGGACGCCCGTGACTGGGAGGCGTTCGCGGCCACTCTCGACGACGACGTCGTGTTCGAGGTGCCGCAGACCCGCGAGGTGATCCGGGGCAAGGAGCGGTGCGTGCGGTTCAACCGTGAGTACCCGGGCGACTGGCACGTGCGGATCGACCGGATCGTGGCCGACCTGCCCGAGTCTCCGGCCGGCGCGGGCCCGGACGGCCTCGGTGGACAGGCGGCCGCGCGCACGCTGTTCACCGTCGGGGGCACCGAGTTGGACGGCATCCACTTCTTCTCGTTCGACGCCAGGGGCCGCATCACCGCCGTCACCGACTTCTGGCCGGAGCCGTACCAGCCGCCGGCGGGCCGCGCCCATCTCTCCGAGCGCGTCTGA